One window of Nocardioides dongkuii genomic DNA carries:
- the rodA gene encoding rod shape-determining protein RodA: MTTTRVRAPRIDWLLMVAVLVLVTVGTLLVWSATSARDDLTGGDPTAYLRKQVVNVAIGLVLMAMVVAADHRWVRMLAPVVYLVAVVGLVLVLTMGTVVNGSRSWLMVGGMSIQPSEIAKLAVVIGMALVLAERAAGQWRARVGIVDVVLMLVVAGVPAVLIMLQPDLGTMLVLSATVFGVLAVSGAPRRWLLLIAGGTVTAAVAAVSAGLLKEYQVDRFLAFTDPTLDPRGAGYNVEQARIAVGNGGIFGQGLFDGSQTRSGFVPEQHTDFIFTVAGEELGLLGAGLLIAMLGVVLWRALLIASRSDDVFGRVAAAGIACWFGFQAFQNIGMCLGIMPVTGVPLPFVSYGGSSMFAGMLAVGLLQSIHLRTSTPAPTRYVMPARPVRLVGSR; the protein is encoded by the coding sequence GTGACCACCACCCGCGTCCGCGCGCCCCGGATCGACTGGCTGCTGATGGTGGCCGTCCTGGTCCTGGTGACCGTCGGCACCCTGCTGGTGTGGTCGGCCACCTCGGCCCGCGACGACCTCACCGGCGGCGACCCCACGGCGTACCTGCGCAAGCAGGTGGTCAACGTCGCCATCGGCCTGGTGCTGATGGCGATGGTGGTCGCGGCCGACCACCGGTGGGTGCGGATGCTCGCGCCCGTGGTCTACCTGGTCGCGGTCGTCGGGCTGGTGCTGGTGCTCACCATGGGCACCGTCGTGAACGGCTCCCGGTCCTGGCTGATGGTCGGCGGGATGTCCATCCAGCCCTCCGAGATCGCCAAGCTGGCGGTCGTCATCGGCATGGCTCTCGTCCTCGCGGAGCGCGCCGCCGGGCAGTGGCGCGCCCGGGTCGGGATCGTCGACGTGGTGCTGATGCTCGTCGTCGCCGGCGTCCCGGCGGTGCTGATCATGCTGCAGCCCGACCTCGGCACGATGCTGGTGCTGAGCGCGACGGTGTTCGGCGTGCTCGCGGTCTCCGGGGCGCCGCGGCGCTGGTTGCTGCTGATCGCCGGCGGCACGGTCACCGCGGCCGTGGCGGCGGTGTCCGCCGGGTTGCTGAAGGAGTACCAGGTCGACCGGTTCCTCGCGTTCACCGACCCGACGCTGGACCCGCGCGGCGCCGGCTACAACGTCGAGCAGGCCCGGATCGCCGTCGGCAACGGCGGGATCTTCGGCCAGGGGCTCTTCGACGGCTCCCAGACCCGCTCCGGGTTCGTGCCCGAGCAGCACACCGACTTCATCTTCACCGTCGCCGGCGAGGAGCTCGGCCTGCTCGGCGCCGGCCTGCTGATCGCGATGCTCGGCGTCGTGCTGTGGCGCGCGCTGCTGATCGCCTCCCGCTCCGACGACGTCTTCGGCCGCGTGGCCGCCGCGGGGATCGCCTGCTGGTTCGGCTTCCAGGCCTTCCAGAACATCGGCATGTGCCTGGGGATCATGCCGGTCACCGGCGTACCCCTGCCGTTCGTGTCGTACGGCGGCAGCTCGATGTTCGCGGGCATGCTCGCCGTCGGCCTGCTCCAGAGCATCCACCTGCGCACCAGCACGCCGGCCCCCACGCGCTATGTCATGCCGGCGCGCCCCGTGCGGCTGGTCGGCTCGCGCTGA
- a CDS encoding calcium:proton antiporter yields the protein MDSATLQGKFSWTVAVPVVALLLLVTTWASHEHPVVLVAIGAALVGAVLAAVHHAEVVAHRVGEPFGSLVLAVAVTVIEVGLIVMLMTSGGEGTSTYARDTVFAAVMITLNGIVGLTLLVGATKHHLVSFNASGTGSALTTVITLAGVALVLPGFTTSGQGLQYSGSQLAFAAVASLVLYGGFVFTQTVRHRDFFLPVSSDDYGTVTGLLDEDEDGHADPPTVAEAWRSLGLLVMSLAAVVGLAKLLSPTIEDGVESLGFPYGVVGVVIALLVLAPESIAAVRNAARDRVQTSLNLAYGSAMASIGLTIPTIAIASIWIDGPLELGLPPTHLVLLALTVVVSVLTIAQGRAKAQQGLVHLVLMAAFIFLSLQP from the coding sequence ATGGATTCCGCGACGTTGCAGGGCAAGTTCTCCTGGACCGTCGCAGTACCGGTGGTCGCCCTGTTGTTGCTGGTCACGACGTGGGCGAGCCATGAGCACCCCGTCGTCCTGGTGGCCATCGGGGCGGCGCTGGTGGGCGCCGTGCTCGCGGCGGTGCACCACGCCGAGGTGGTCGCGCACCGGGTCGGCGAGCCGTTCGGGTCGCTCGTGCTGGCGGTGGCGGTCACGGTGATCGAGGTCGGCCTGATCGTGATGCTGATGACCAGCGGGGGCGAGGGCACCAGCACCTACGCCCGCGACACGGTCTTCGCCGCCGTGATGATCACCCTCAACGGCATCGTGGGCCTGACCCTGCTGGTGGGTGCGACCAAGCACCACCTGGTCAGCTTCAACGCCAGCGGCACCGGCTCGGCCCTGACCACCGTGATCACCCTCGCCGGGGTCGCGCTGGTGCTCCCCGGGTTCACGACCTCCGGCCAGGGGCTGCAGTACTCCGGGTCGCAGCTCGCGTTCGCCGCGGTCGCCTCGCTGGTGCTGTACGGCGGGTTCGTGTTCACCCAGACCGTCCGGCACCGCGACTTCTTCCTCCCGGTCAGCAGCGACGACTACGGCACGGTGACCGGCCTGCTCGACGAGGACGAGGACGGCCACGCCGACCCGCCCACGGTCGCCGAAGCGTGGCGCAGCCTCGGGCTCCTGGTGATGTCCCTGGCGGCGGTGGTGGGCCTCGCGAAGCTGCTCTCCCCCACCATCGAGGACGGCGTCGAGAGCCTCGGCTTCCCGTACGGCGTCGTGGGTGTCGTGATCGCGCTGCTGGTGCTCGCCCCCGAGTCGATCGCCGCCGTCCGCAACGCCGCGCGCGACCGCGTCCAGACCAGCCTCAACCTCGCCTACGGCTCCGCGATGGCCTCGATCGGCCTGACCATCCCGACGATCGCGATCGCCAGCATCTGGATCGACGGCCCGCTCGAGCTCGGGCTGCCGCCGACCCACCTGGTGCTGCTCGCCCTCACCGTCGTGGTCTCGGTGCTCACCATCGCCCAGGGCCGCGCCAAGGCCCAGCAGGGGCTCGTGCACCTGGTGCTGATGGCGGCGTTCATCTTCTTGTCGCTGCAGCCCTGA
- a CDS encoding TIGR03960 family B12-binding radical SAM protein: protein MSTSVTDGAVESVFPRLEPLLPSVSKPIQYVGGELNSTVKEWDCAPEGPTVRWALMYPDAYEVGLPNQGVQILYEVLNERDWIVAERTYSVWPDMEQVMRAGDEHGPIPQFTVDAHRPVGAFDVLGLSFSTELGYTNMLNALDLAGIPLHAVDRTEADPVVLAGGHAAFNPEPIADFLDAAVLGDGEEVVLAISEVVREWKAEDRPGGRDELLRRLAVTGNVYVPRFYDVVYAEDGSIEAVVPNRPGIPFRVRKHTLMDLDAWPYPRKPLVPLAETVHERFSVEIFRGCTRGCRFCQAGMITRPVRERSIKTIGEMVENGIRSTGFEEVGLLSLSSADHTEIGEVAKGLADRYEGSNVSLSLPSTRVDAFNISLANEFSRNGRRSGLTFAPEGGSERMRKVINKMVTEEDLIRTVAAAYSHGWRQVKLYFMVGLPTETDEDVLQVAELAKKVIAKGREVSGRNDIRCTVSIGGFVPKPHTPFQWAAQLDHETTDERLKKLRDTVRDDKRYGRAIGFRYHDGKPGVVEGLLSRGDRRVGRVIEQVWRDGGRFDGWSEHFSYDRWVAAAEHGLAGTGVDLDWYTVRERTYDEVLPWDHLDSGLDKDWLWADWEDALDPDAVDVEDCRWTPCYDCGVCPEMGTEIQIGPTGQQLLPLSVV from the coding sequence ATGTCCACGTCCGTGACGGACGGCGCCGTCGAGAGCGTCTTCCCCCGGCTTGAGCCCCTGCTGCCGTCGGTGTCCAAGCCGATCCAGTACGTCGGCGGCGAGCTGAACTCCACGGTCAAGGAGTGGGACTGCGCCCCGGAGGGCCCGACGGTCCGCTGGGCGCTGATGTACCCCGACGCCTACGAGGTCGGCCTGCCCAACCAGGGCGTGCAGATCCTCTACGAGGTGCTCAACGAGCGGGACTGGATCGTCGCGGAGCGCACGTACTCCGTGTGGCCCGACATGGAGCAGGTGATGCGGGCGGGCGACGAGCACGGCCCGATCCCGCAGTTCACCGTCGACGCCCACCGCCCGGTCGGCGCCTTCGACGTGCTGGGCCTGAGCTTCTCCACCGAGCTCGGCTACACCAACATGCTCAACGCCCTCGACCTCGCGGGCATCCCGCTGCACGCGGTGGACCGCACCGAGGCCGACCCGGTCGTGCTGGCCGGCGGGCACGCGGCGTTCAACCCCGAGCCGATCGCCGACTTCCTCGACGCCGCCGTCCTCGGCGACGGCGAGGAGGTCGTGCTCGCGATCTCCGAGGTCGTCCGCGAGTGGAAGGCCGAGGACCGGCCCGGCGGCCGTGACGAGCTGCTGCGCCGCCTCGCGGTGACCGGCAACGTCTACGTGCCCCGCTTCTACGACGTCGTGTACGCCGAGGACGGGTCGATCGAGGCCGTCGTCCCCAACCGTCCCGGCATCCCGTTCCGGGTCCGCAAGCACACGCTGATGGACCTCGACGCCTGGCCCTACCCGCGCAAGCCGCTGGTGCCGCTCGCCGAGACCGTCCACGAGCGGTTCTCGGTCGAGATCTTCCGCGGCTGCACCCGCGGCTGCCGCTTCTGCCAGGCCGGGATGATCACCCGGCCGGTGCGCGAGCGCTCGATCAAGACCATCGGCGAGATGGTCGAGAACGGCATCCGCAGCACCGGCTTCGAGGAGGTCGGGCTGCTCTCGCTCTCCAGCGCCGACCACACCGAGATCGGCGAGGTCGCCAAGGGCCTGGCCGACCGGTACGAGGGCTCGAACGTCTCGCTGAGCCTGCCGAGCACCCGCGTCGACGCCTTCAACATCTCCCTGGCCAACGAGTTCTCCCGCAACGGCCGCCGCTCCGGGCTGACCTTCGCCCCCGAGGGCGGCAGCGAGCGGATGCGTAAGGTGATCAACAAGATGGTCACCGAGGAGGACCTGATCCGCACCGTCGCGGCGGCGTACTCCCACGGCTGGCGGCAGGTGAAGCTCTACTTCATGGTGGGCCTGCCCACCGAGACCGACGAGGACGTCCTCCAGGTCGCCGAGCTGGCCAAGAAGGTCATCGCCAAGGGCCGTGAGGTCTCCGGGCGCAACGACATCCGCTGCACGGTCTCGATCGGCGGGTTCGTGCCGAAGCCGCACACGCCGTTCCAGTGGGCCGCGCAGCTCGACCACGAGACCACCGACGAGCGGCTGAAGAAGCTGCGCGACACGGTCCGCGACGACAAGCGGTACGGCCGCGCCATCGGCTTCCGCTACCACGACGGCAAGCCCGGCGTGGTCGAGGGACTGCTCTCCCGGGGCGACCGCCGGGTCGGCCGGGTGATCGAGCAGGTCTGGCGCGACGGCGGCCGCTTCGACGGCTGGAGCGAGCACTTCTCCTACGACCGCTGGGTGGCCGCGGCCGAGCACGGGCTCGCCGGCACCGGCGTCGACCTGGACTGGTACACCGTCCGCGAGCGCACCTACGACGAGGTCCTGCCCTGGGACCACCTCGACTCGGGCCTCGACAAGGACTGGCTGTGGGCCGACTGGGAGGACGCCCTCGACCCCGACGCGGTCGACGTCGAGGACTGCCGCTGGACCCCCTGCTACGACTGCGGCGTGTGCCCGGAGATGGGCACCGAGATCCAGATCGGCCCGACCGGCCAGCAGCTGCTGCCGCTCAGCGTCGTCTGA
- a CDS encoding GNAT family N-acetyltransferase: protein MQVRLAGPGDREALAGLRRAWVEEQRGAPVVDDDFAERFTDWLEREQHQRVTWLALADGEPAGMLNVLVFTRMPRPGVPEPSRWAYLANFFVRREHRDAGVGSRLLAACTTYCDEQCFVRIVLSPSERSVPLYARSGFAPATSLMVRTPG from the coding sequence GTGCAGGTCCGTCTGGCCGGACCGGGCGACCGGGAGGCGCTCGCCGGGCTCCGGCGGGCCTGGGTGGAGGAGCAGCGCGGGGCGCCCGTCGTCGACGACGACTTCGCCGAGCGGTTCACGGACTGGCTCGAGCGCGAGCAGCACCAGCGGGTCACCTGGCTCGCGCTGGCGGACGGCGAGCCGGCCGGGATGCTCAACGTGCTGGTGTTCACGCGGATGCCGCGGCCGGGGGTGCCCGAGCCGAGCCGGTGGGCGTACCTCGCGAACTTCTTCGTACGCCGCGAGCACCGCGACGCCGGCGTCGGCAGCCGGTTGCTCGCGGCCTGCACGACGTACTGCGACGAGCAGTGCTTCGTGCGGATCGTGCTCAGCCCCAGCGAGCGGTCGGTGCCGCTCTATGCCCGGTCCGGCTTCGCGCCGGCCACGTCGCTGATGGTCCGCACGCCCGGCTGA
- a CDS encoding DUF4190 domain-containing protein translates to MTQPPQYPGTPDPSDQTPGGQDGGTPPPVPPQQPSYGAPQQPPVYGAPPPQQPGYGAPQQPPPYGASAFPAGPGGQDEPSKGLAIASLVLSFFACTIIAGLVSLVLAVMVLLRGKDGRNHGKGMAIAAIVINVLVMIGTVLFIVLVAVGVASMKDVDDLKAGDCISAEGLTDIESDTVEAIEDKDCTEEHDGEVLLSKELTADEAAAYTDSQTSVCVEGISSDPALQAKMESRQGLTVIALTEEVPPEAGDTVACVAYLEGGGTLTDKLG, encoded by the coding sequence GTGACTCAGCCGCCGCAATACCCCGGAACTCCCGACCCGTCCGACCAGACCCCCGGCGGCCAGGACGGCGGCACGCCCCCGCCGGTCCCGCCGCAGCAGCCGTCGTACGGCGCCCCGCAGCAGCCGCCCGTGTACGGCGCGCCGCCGCCCCAGCAGCCCGGGTACGGCGCCCCGCAGCAGCCCCCGCCGTACGGCGCCTCGGCGTTCCCCGCCGGCCCGGGTGGGCAGGACGAGCCGAGCAAGGGCCTGGCGATCGCCTCGCTGGTGCTCTCGTTCTTCGCCTGCACGATCATCGCGGGCCTGGTCTCGCTGGTGCTGGCCGTCATGGTGCTGCTGCGCGGCAAGGACGGCCGCAACCACGGCAAGGGGATGGCGATCGCCGCGATCGTCATCAACGTGCTGGTGATGATCGGCACGGTGCTGTTCATCGTGCTCGTCGCGGTCGGCGTGGCGTCGATGAAGGACGTCGATGACCTCAAGGCCGGTGACTGCATCTCCGCCGAGGGCCTCACCGACATCGAGAGCGACACCGTCGAGGCGATCGAGGACAAGGACTGCACGGAGGAACACGACGGCGAGGTGCTGCTGAGCAAGGAGCTCACCGCCGACGAGGCCGCCGCCTACACCGACAGCCAGACCTCCGTCTGCGTCGAGGGGATCTCCTCCGACCCGGCGCTGCAGGCGAAGATGGAGAGCCGCCAGGGCCTCACGGTCATCGCGCTGACCGAGGAGGTCCCGCCGGAGGCCGGCGACACCGTCGCCTGCGTCGCCTACCTCGAGGGCGGCGGCACCCTCACCGACAAGCTGGGCTGA
- a CDS encoding MFS transporter has translation MTRRAVALVLVGLVLLSLNLRPAAVTVGPVLAELRAGLGLSPVTAGLLTSLPVLAFALFGAFAPTVARRVGVHRTTLIALLALTAGLAGRAAAGGEAAFLALTMLALAGMAVANVLLPSLVKLHFPHRVGPVTALYTTMLSIGLTAALVLTVPISDAFGGWRAGIGAWAVLALVAALPWVALSAHDRHPETPPRRVGFRDVARTRLGWAMALFFGLQSLQAYAVFGWFATLWRDSGWSASAAGALVGLLAATAIPFSLWLPAALARSRDPRRILAPVIGCYPVGYLLLVVDPHALAIPAAILVGVGTATFPLVLTLIGLRARTPEGTGALSAFTQSTGYLVAGIGPFAIGLLHDASDGWTVPLLVLAALTVPQLAVGLRVARPAYVEDQLRLGRGDSRPVGSRPR, from the coding sequence GTGACCCGCCGCGCCGTCGCACTCGTCCTCGTGGGACTGGTGCTGCTCTCCCTCAACCTCCGGCCCGCGGCGGTGACCGTCGGACCGGTCCTCGCCGAGCTGCGCGCCGGGCTCGGCCTCTCCCCCGTGACGGCCGGCCTGCTGACCTCGCTGCCCGTGCTGGCGTTCGCGCTGTTCGGCGCGTTCGCGCCCACGGTCGCGCGCCGCGTCGGCGTGCACCGGACCACCCTGATCGCCCTGCTCGCGCTGACCGCCGGGCTCGCGGGCCGGGCGGCGGCGGGCGGGGAGGCGGCGTTCCTGGCCCTCACGATGCTGGCGCTCGCGGGGATGGCGGTCGCGAACGTGCTGCTGCCCTCCCTGGTGAAGCTGCACTTCCCCCACCGGGTCGGACCGGTCACCGCCCTCTACACGACGATGCTCTCGATCGGCCTGACCGCGGCCCTGGTGCTGACCGTGCCGATCTCCGACGCGTTCGGCGGCTGGCGGGCCGGGATCGGCGCCTGGGCGGTGCTCGCCCTGGTCGCGGCGCTCCCCTGGGTGGCCCTCTCCGCGCACGACCGGCACCCGGAGACCCCGCCGCGGCGGGTGGGGTTCCGCGACGTGGCCCGGACCCGGCTCGGCTGGGCGATGGCGCTCTTCTTCGGCCTCCAGTCCCTCCAGGCGTACGCCGTCTTCGGGTGGTTCGCGACGCTGTGGCGCGACAGCGGCTGGTCGGCGTCGGCCGCCGGGGCCCTGGTGGGGCTGCTCGCGGCGACCGCGATCCCGTTCTCGCTGTGGCTGCCCGCCGCCCTCGCCCGCAGCCGCGACCCGCGGCGGATCCTGGCGCCGGTGATCGGCTGCTACCCGGTGGGCTACCTCCTCCTCGTCGTGGACCCGCACGCCCTCGCGATCCCGGCCGCGATCCTCGTCGGCGTCGGGACCGCGACGTTCCCGCTGGTGCTGACCCTGATCGGGCTCCGCGCCCGCACCCCCGAGGGCACCGGGGCGCTCTCGGCGTTCACGCAGTCGACCGGCTACCTGGTCGCGGGCATCGGGCCGTTCGCCATCGGCCTGCTGCACGACGCCTCGGACGGCTGGACGGTGCCGCTGCTGGTGCTCGCCGCGCTCACGGTGCCCCAGCTGGCGGTCGGCCTGCGCGTCGCCCGGCCGGCGTACGTCGAGGACCAGCTGCGTCTCGGCCGCGGCGATTCGCGGCCCGTGGGGTCACGGCCCCGGTAG